From the Prochlorococcus sp. MIT 1223 genome, the window GTTTAATAGATTAAGAAATAACAAATCTCTTCGTCCATTTGAACTAGCATCTCAGCGCCTAATAAATATGGTAGAAGTATTATCGAATTGGAATAAATATGTTCCCATCAATAAGTTTATAGTCCAAAGAGGAGCAACATTACTCTTTAATGAAACCGAGCAACTAGTTTATTCATATATGCCTAAGTCACTCCTCTGTTTTTCTGAGACTATGGATAAACCATTGGAATTTATAGATAGTAACCTTAGAAATAAATAATAAAATGAATTATAAGCAATGCAATTATTGTGCAAGTAAAAATATAAGAGCAGATAGAGCTCTTGGAGGACGTTTTGTTTGTATGGCCTGTGGTAAAATAATTAGTTCAAGATCTGTTAATTATAATTTGAGCACAAAATATTCTGGAAATAATCGAATTATAAAATTTGTTTTAATAGCTTTAGTTATTTTTATATTTATCATAGTGATTTAATAATTTTAATTCGGCATTGATCTCCAGTAACCATTATGTTTAAATAATTTGATATTGGTATCAAATAATTTATTTATTTTATCTGTTGTTAATATACTATTTGAATCACCTTGGTCAATAAGCCTACCTTGTTTAAATAACATAATTCTAGTTGTATCTTTTATTATAGTTTCTAAATTATTTGTAACGACAACTAAGGTTATTCCCTTTTTAATTAATTGTTCAACAATATTAAATAGTCTCAGAACTTCTTTAATATCTAGATTTATTGTAGGTTCGTCTAAAATAAGTATTTTAGGTTTATTGACAACTGCTCTAGCAAGCAAAACTACTCTTTTTTGTCCATCAGATAAATTACTATAATTAGCTGATATAAATTCCTCAGTAAACTCAAATATGTCTGATATATGCTTAATAGCTTTCTCCACGTTTTTGTTTCTATAATGATTTATATTAAATCCAATCGTCCCATAAAGAGCGGAGCATATAACTTCTTCTACTGACATATTGCGATTTATTCTTTTATCTAGTTCTATATTTAAGAAACTAATCTTGCTTCTTAACTCCCATATATTTATATTCTTTTTGCCAAATATTTCTATGGTCGAATAATCATTGAATACTGGATATATC encodes:
- a CDS encoding ABC transporter ATP-binding protein: MLVTNNTWLKLKNIDVVKDNKLILSKINIELKEEEVITILGPNGSGKSTFIKLISREIYPVFNDYSTIEIFGKKNINIWELRSKISFLNIELDKRINRNMSVEEVICSALYGTIGFNINHYRNKNVEKAIKHISDIFEFTEEFISANYSNLSDGQKRVVLLARAVVNKPKILILDEPTINLDIKEVLRLFNIVEQLIKKGITLVVVTNNLETIIKDTTRIMLFKQGRLIDQGDSNSILTTDKINKLFDTNIKLFKHNGYWRSMPN